Within the Arachis duranensis cultivar V14167 chromosome 10, aradu.V14167.gnm2.J7QH, whole genome shotgun sequence genome, the region AAAACCTCATGAGAGCTATTGTCAGATGGTAATAATCAACCTCATTATCAGTGGGAATTACATTTTTCTGATTCTTGCCTTTGACTTGTGGAAATCTTTGGTGCAATTGCAGTGCTACTGCTATGTGTGTGATTCAGCAGCTCCTTGTAAATATTGGACCCAACCTTTATCCCCGCATTGTGATGCAGATGGTTCTAGTTACTGGAAGGGCCAGAGGAATAACATGAGACTGGTAGCTAAGGCTAACTAGTTGTATAAAAAGATTAACTTTGAAGTTTGCTTTTTGGATATACTTGTTGAGTATtagtaacatagcatatatcaTGTAAGCTTACATTTTGTTGAAGGATAGAGGGTACTATAGTTCTGGGGTGTCTGCAATGATCATTGTAAGCATTAAGCACAGAGTATATTGTAATTTTGGAACAGGAATATCCAATATGatgttttttagtattttactcGGGTACTTTGCAACTCTGCTGGTAATTACCAAGAGCCTTTTTCAAAGTATACTAAGGTAATTTCTAATTGAATTGGTCTTATTAGCTAAATTTTACTTGATGGAAGTGACAAATTATTCCTTCTTGATTCCCCATATCACGCATAAAGTTTACTTGAGATTATAATTTGGCTTTTGATTGCGGTATTGAAATCCAATCAAAATTGTGAAACCAATATACTGCATCTTATTATGACTGCCCTAcaaaaaaccaaaacaacttTAGAGGGCTTCTGTTTAAAGCTTAGATATTATATTCCAAAAAATGAAATTTCTGAAAATAATTCTTAGACATACtttaaaaatacttatgtaTTCATTGAGAATTTGTTTGGTTTACAATACAATTTCTCGGCAATATATAAGAAATTTCAAAATGTCCCCAACATAGTTAATTATATAttgagattattattattttgaaagatATATTGGTATGTTTATAGATGAAACTTATTCTCATGTCTAGAGAAATTTTGTATTCCTAAATTTTTagaggtttaattattttgttagtttctatcgttttaccaaatttataatgaagtctctatacttttttttttctttttaattggactcctattttattttcaattttgtaattagatttTTGTTGGTGTAAAAAATGTTAGAATAATGGAATATTTTTTGGTAATTTCTGCGATTCTTTCTAGTATGGAATGAGTCAATTATCCACTTTGGTATCTTATTGAAAAAAGATGGTGATATTGTTCTTCCATTGATCAAGAATTTCGATTTTTGGGAAGTATCACGGCCATCCAATAAGAAGGGTTTCAATTTTTTCAAATGAACGATTTGAAGACCTATTGATTCTAACAACTGATTACATTAAAAGTATTTACAATTGAGAACCAAATTAGATATTTAACCACATATTTTTTGGaaataatattctattaatgttaatatttttaatacgaaaaaaaaaatctaattacaaACTTAACTGTAGTATacagacttaattaaaaaatataaaaatttattgtaaatttgataaaattataagcACTAATAAGTTCATTAAACTATTTTTAGATGAAAAGGCTAAATTTGTAACAGATAATGTTTTTTTCTATCTTCAAAACAAAATCAGAATAATAACATATTCCCTAgtcattattttcaaaaaaagaaattatagaCTTTAAAACAAACACCAGCTTATGAAATTGAAACTTATTTTATCCTGttataaatatttgtttaattCTTTTGGTTTTTTAAATATCATCACTTAACATGGGATAGATTTGTTCATTAAAACGAGAAAAGGGAGATAGCTACAAAaacttaataattaaaaagagatGAATtaacatttgaaaaaaaaaattaattgatctaaactaaaaaaaaaaacatttctcTATATTAGGAAATAAAACAACTATAGTATAatccttaatttttttatatatatgttacgTATCTTTCACATATAGAAATATATCAATatcaattatatcaaattaaatgtatgctcaaaataaaacatttttccAATAACATTCAaatgaaaagttttcaaatccgaaagtaatattttttttggtgtctaaTCCGAAAGTAATATGCTCTGTCAAAGAAATGACAAATATTTTCTCTACCTGGAAAGTCattatagtataaataataatgacaaaaataaagtaatttGTACACTTTCCAGATAAAATGATTGAATGTAAAGAGAATTTATTGATGGTATAACTATATTAATAATTGTGTTATTAGGAATTTCCccaaaagttaattttaatcataaggaataaaattaaatacaatattctcttccttttctttttatttgtcactttgacttaatatataattattttgttaaaataatctaaataatatcTCTTTTCTTccgatatatttattttgttagaaccaaaagagaataacgtatttatcatatttatgaattttatattttttattatgatacacatttaataataataataNNNNNNNNNNNNNNNNNNNNNNNNNNNNNNNNNNNNNNNNNNNNNNNNNNNNNNNNNNNNNNNNNNNNNNNNNNNNNNNNNNNNNNNNNNNNNNNNNNNNNNNNNNNNNNNNNNNNNNNNNNNNNNNNNNNNNNNNNNNNNNNNNNNNNNNNNNNNNNNNNNNNNNNNNNNNNNNNNNNNNNNNNNNNNNNNNNNNNNNNNNNNNNNNNNNNNNNNNNNNNNNNNNNNNNNNNNNNNNNNNNNNNNNNNNNNNNNNNNNNNNNNNNNNNNNNNNNNNNNNNNNNNNNNNNNNNNNNNNNNNNNNNNNNNNNNNNNNNNNNNNNNNNNNNNNNNNNNNNNNNNNNNNNNNNNNNNNNNNNNNNNNNNNNNNNNNNNNNNNNNNNNNNNNNNNNNNNNNNNNNNNNNNNNNNNNNNNNNNNNNNNNNNNNNNNNNNNNNNNNNNNNNNNNNNNNNNNNNNNNNNNNNNNNNNNNNNNNNNNNNNNNNNNNNNNNNNNNNNNNNNNNNNNNNNNNNNNNNNNNNNNNNNNNNNNNNNNNNNNNNNNNNNNNNNNNNNNNNNNNNNNNNNNNNNNNNNNNNNNNNNNNNNNNNNNNNNNNNNNNNNNNNNNNNNNNNNNNNNNNNNNNNNNNNNNNNNNNNNNNNNNNNNNNNNNNNNNNNNNNNNNNNNNNNNNNNNNNNNNNNNNNNNNNNNNNNNNNNNNNNNNNNNNNNNNNNNNNNNNNNNNNNNNNNNNNNNNNNNNNNNNNNNNNNNNNNNNNNNNNNNNNNNNNNNNNNNNNNNNNNNNNNNNNNNNNNNNNNNNNNNNNNNNNNNNNNNNNNNNNNNNNNNNNNNNNNNNNNNNNNNNNNNNNNNNNNNNNNNNNNNNNNNNNNNNNNNNNNtatatattatatttttttatggcactatataacaataaaaacaatataGTACATACTCAATactacataaaataaaaaacttaataaatacatattttaattctaattagagctgttttttttttaattaccttCTATGCATGTATTCAAAGATACAAAGATCAaggctaaaataaaaaattgaaagggtcaaataaaaaaaataaataaaaaaattcacatttctaagaaatgtatatataaattgGAGAAAAATATAGATATACTAGCAATAAAATGtatagaaaaaagagaagaagaaaaaaatgaattagctAAGTACACTTGATGAATGCAACAAGAttcaaaagattttcaaaagttaAAACTGAGAAGactgaaaacataaaaataatatttttaactttgttctatttcttttaaaatgtttttattaaaaatatttttaaaatatttaatcaattatatttttatgtcttatttttattttcatagaaaatagaaatgaaaACGGTTAAACTAATTGATTCCTACATTTCTccgaaaatttatttattttcatatattttgaattaaatgACTTAAATATTTcgatcttaaaaaataaaaaatatttttatattatcaattTATCAACGATTTATTTACACTTATATTTATAAGAATTTTACTTACAATAAacatatattttacatatatgaATCGATTTAGTTTGCAcccacaattttttaaaattaatatacataaattaataaaattttttattaaaaacaatttaatatttataaaaaataaaataattaaaacaacaaaattaagccaaattctttaaataaaactttttaatttagttcCAATTCCGAACGGTAGTCTGGGGCGTTGTCTTGAATTCCGAAAATATCCCCAATTTGAAATTCGATCCTACTATTTAAACTGAGACTGCATCGCCCACTTTCTCCCTCACCCATTCTAAATTCTCTCCATTTCGAATTGATCAAGTCGGCGACAACCCCAGAACGCTGCTTGTGTTCGGTGTTAATGGCAgtgaaaaggaagaaaatggaGTCATACAATTCGAGCGGGAAAAGGGGGGAAGCCAATGAAaagaagcagaagaaaaaggaggCTTCTCCTTCTCCACCAACACCACCACTACGAGAACGAGATGATGGAACACCAGTGAGGGCCATTGCTTGTCTCAAAATGCACCATGATATGAAGCGCTTCGAGGAAACCGATGATTGCTTCATCCTCGGATTCGATCCTTACAAGCCTGTTTCCCTCTCGCAAGATGACGGCGTCGATATCTCTGTTGTTGCTGAAAAGGGACAGGTATAACTACAACCTAGTCTTCTGTTTGACTCTCACTTGAATCTGTGTTTTATGTTTGGATTgttttgactattttaaaatgGTTATGATTTTGATTTGTGCAGATTCACGTGAAGGTATAAAATGAGTTCAATTTTTAAGTTCAAAACGTTTAGTAATGAGATAAAAATGGATTCTTTTTGAGATGCTGGTTGTGAAAGATTTCCAAGATTTTAATTTCTGATAACAGTAAATAAGGGCATGTAATTTGCAAATTCTTGTACTCTGCTATAAATCTCATATCCTCATCTTATTTAATTGACTGCCCTAATTGATGGCTTGTTTAATGTTATTTCAATACTTGACAACGTATAGTGCAATACAATAATCCCATATTATCAATTGCAATCTATCTAGATAGCAATTTGGATATCTAGATTCTCGAATAAATGATATATTATGATCATAACAAACAGGTGGCTTGTAGAGATTACCCGCATTCAAGACATCTGTGTATCAAGTTTCCATTCAAGACAACATCTCACGAGAAACACTGTGAATTGGTAATGCAACTTgctcttttcaaaataaaatactactaTTGTTCAATTTTATCCCATAAATCACACTGTGAGAATAACTTGGTTTGAAATTTGGCTCCATCATGCAGTGCTACTGTTATGTCTGTGATATTACTGCACCTTGTAAATACTGGAGGACCACTGAGGGTCATTGCCATGCAGAGAATACCACTGTCTGGAGGGATGTAAGGCTGGGTATGAGGCACAGCAAACGTAATTCAGAGAGGTCAAATGGTATACCACTGTCTGGAAGGATGTAAGGCAGGGTATGAGGCACAGCAAACTTAATTCAGAGAGGTCAAATGGTATTTGATGTATTATGCAGCTGTCAAACTCTACCTTAGAATTTGTCATTATGGTGGGTTCCCTGTAATGTTGGGATCTAGGGTACGGGATGGGATGTATAAGGTTCTCCCTCAAGATATGATTTCTAATCCTAATATGAAAAGTTGATGTGATATATATCAGGGTCTGAAGTTAGATTCTTGTGCTTATATAGAGGTGTGGTATAAATCTTAGACTGAATGCCAAAGCattataaatgaaaaatgttatgCATAGAATATATATCATGATGCAATGCGGTATTCAGTTGGATTCAGTTTATATCTCATGTAACATTTTACTTTTTGGTATATAACACATCTCAAGATAGATTTCAAGACTATAATTGATTTTAACATTAGGAGCACTGTCACACGAAATAAAGCTGCTTTACTTAAATGTTATATATCAATATAACATATAAGATTTAGAGCATTTTATATTGGTAATATTTTGTTTCGGATAAACTTTATGTTGACTAAGTCTAAAAATGGTTTTTGAGATTAACTGCATGCATCTAAGTGGTCATTGATATTTCAATTGCATTTATATCTTTGAGATAAAGTTGGGGGTTCACACTAGTCTTGAGGTCCATTTCCAACCATAACTCAAGCTCCATTTCTGACAATGACTCACTAAATGGAGTGATGAGCTGGTAGATGACAATAGAATTTTATAGGATTGGTATTCCTATCTCTATTCATCATTAGGGATGTCAAAACTCTCCGAGACGCGGAGATCTCTGCGGGGATTATCCCAAATGGGGATCCGATTGTAGGAAATATTCTTCGTGGGGATGAGAATGGGGGACAAAATTCCCCCGAAGCAGGCGCGGAGACCCGAACGGAGATCCCGTCCTGTTTCTGCTATTCCCCGAAATTTATGAATTTCCTAAATTATCCTTAATAGTTTATTTCTCGCATATGGTTTTTAGTCATTTctcacacacatatatatagaaaCTCAAAACTCCTCATCTTTATTTGCATAATCCTTCTTTAATTCAGAGATCCCTAACGCTGTCTATACTCCATCTAACCTCTCCTGTGTCATCACCCTTACCGCGTCGTAATTTCTATTTGCGGCGTTCCTTTTTGTAATTCTGCCATCGTGTTCATTCTCCTCTCTGTTGCCACGTCTCCCACCTCGTCCACTGCTTTCTCCTTTGGCTCGTCGTTGTGTCCTCCCCTCTTGCGTCATTTCGAAAGAAGTCTCCCACCTCGTCCACTGCTTTCTCCTTTGGCTCGTCGTTGCGTCCTCCCCTCTTGCGTCATTTCGAAAGAAACCATCGTGTCATTTAgactttttgtataaaatcttgCAGTTTTTGTATAAGATAGATATTTGCAGCTCTATTCATatggaaattaataattagttagaaCTATTATGTAGATGGAGAATGGGGTCTCCGCGGGAAATGGAGCCCCGTGAAGAATGGGGATGGAGAGCAATATTCCTCCACGGCGGAAAATGAAGACAGGAATGGGGAGCAAATCTGAGGGCGGAGATGGAGAACAGGGAGGTTTTCCTGCCCCCGCCCTGCCCCATTGACATCCCTATTCATCATGATGCTCGTTAAAAATCACGAATCCTTATTTCTCGGTCTCCATGGAGATAGCAGATTCTCACGGAAATCCTTAActactaattgatttttttaaaaataaaatcctcaTAGCAAGACAAATCATCAAAGTAAGAcacaaaataattaacataacataatataatttaacGTAATTTAACTTAAAAGATAAAGATTCATAATTTATTcatcgaaaaacacaaaataaagttaaagtataatataaaaatatatttgatacgGCCGTTACATATTCGATGTCATAATTCGgcattatatataataactcGGCATTATGCACCATAACTAGGCACTTTACGTTATAATTCAACATTATACGTTACAATTAGACAATCTCACTTGTTAAAACCTATTAGTTGCTCTTCAATTCAGATGATCAATAGAAATGTAATCGACTTATTTTATCTCACCTATAAAGGTATGATATTTTATCTTCAAAAGGAACATTGAATTCTTAATACTGACTTAATcttcggagtgcctttgcaggtacactcccccCTTGTTCCTTGCTCACGCTCTATGCAATTGGACATCTCCTCGGAGAAAAGCTCGGACTTCCACAAAAGCTCAAAGGTCGGCACCGAAGATAACAACTCGGCGTCGACTCCCAGGGACCGAGCTCTCCCTTCAAGTATCCATACAAGAACAATTGGCGCCCACCCTGGGCCTCGAAATAAACACCCTTCTTTCTATAGGCCCCATTTCCTTCCAATGACTTCAAACTTACCTGCACCTTTGTAAACAAAGGTCATATAGTAAATCATTAAGGCCCGAAAAAGGCCGACCTATATCTATTTTTCCGATCATTATCTGtcatctctctatttttcaattcatctctggtttatctatttgccgatctatatctattttgccgatctatatctgttttgCCGATCTATATTTGTTTTTTCAATCAATATCTGCTTTTTCGATCATTATCTGTCATCTctgtatttttcaaatcatgatatatttatttgccgatctatatctgctTTTTCGATCAATATCtgtcatctttatttttcaattcatctatggtatatctatttgccgatctatatctgttttccgatctatatctatttttccgATCATTATCTGtcatctttctatttttcaattcatctctgatttatttatttgccgatctatatctgttttaTCGATCTATATTTGTTTTGCCGATctatttctgttttctgatctatatctgtcatctctattttctaatttatatcAGTATCTATTTGCCGATTTATATCAGTcatctctatttttcaatttatatatcAGTCATCTCTATTTGTCGATCTATATCTATTGTCTGATTTATATCAATCATCTTTATTTGCCAATTTATATCAAAAATCTCTATTTGTCGATCTATAACAGTCATCTCTATTATCAGATTTATATCAGTCATCCCTATTTTTCGATTTATATCAATCATCTCTATATTCCGATTTATATCTGTTATCCATATTTGCCAACTTATATCTGTTATATCTATTGTCCGATTTATATCAATCATCTTTAATTCccgatttatataaaaaatctcTATTTGCGGTCTATAACAGTCActctatttttcgatttatATCAAGCATCTCTATATTCTGATTTATATCTGTTATATCTATTGTCCGATTTATATCAATCATCTTTAATTCCCGATTTATATAAAACTCTCTATTTGCGATCTATAACAGTTACTATATTTTCCGATTTATATCAATCATCTCTAATTCTCTATATTCTGATTTATATCTGTTATCCCTATTTGCCAACTTATATCTGTTATATCTATTGTCCGATTTATATCAATCATCTCTAATTgtcgatttatataaaaaatctcTATTGCCGATCTATAACAGTCACTCTATTATCCGATTTATATCGGTCATCTCTATTTTCCGATTTATATCAATCATCTCTATTTTCCGATTTATATCTGTTATCCCTATTTGCCCATTTATATCTGTTATATCTATTTGTCGATCTATatctatttttctaatatatatctgtcatctctatttttcaacctatatctgttatctcaattttttaattctatatatgtcgtctctattttttaatttgtatctgatatatctatttgccgatctatatctgttatctctatttttctGATCTATATGTCATCTCTATTTTTTGATTTATATCCGTTATccctatttgccgatctatacctgttatctgatttttttatctatatgtCATCTCTACTTTCTgatttatatctgttatctgTATTTGCCGATCTTTATCAGCTGTCTCTAGTTGCCAATTTATATCTGATctctctatttgccgatctatatctgatTTTTCGATCTACATCTCTTATATCTATTTGCCAATTTATATCTGATctctctatttgccgatctatatctgatTTTCTGATCTACATCTCTTatatctatttgccgatctatttATGTCATCTCTACTTTTCgatttatatctgttatctctatttgccgATGTTTATCAGTTATCTCTAGTTGTCAATTTATATCTTATATCTCTATTTGCCAAATTATATCTGAtatctctatttgccgatctaaaTCTGATTttccgatctatatctgttatatctatttgccgatctatatctgtcatctctatttgtcgatttatatctgttatctctatttgccaatctatatctgttatatctatttttcgATCCATATCTATCATCTATATTTGCAgatctgttatctctatttgtCGATCTACATCTGTATCTCTATTTGCCGATTTATATCTGTCATCTCTATTTGCCGACCTATATCTGTTATCCCTATTCGCTGACCTATAtctgtttttctattttcaaatctATATCTATTATCTTTGTTTTCAGatatatatcaataattatccgAGCTATATCAATCATTATCACTCTTTGTCAAATCTATATCAACTATAATCAGATCTATATCAACTATCTTCCGAACTATGACTATGAACGATCTTCAATCAATTATCCATTCGCGATaaatcttcaattcaaagtcgcATCGTTTA harbors:
- the LOC107470096 gene encoding RPM1 interacting protein 13, whose protein sequence is MAVKRKKMESYNSSGKRGEANEKKQKKKEASPSPPTPPLRERDDGTPVRAIACLKMHHDMKRFEETDDCFILGFDPYKPVSLSQDDGVDISVVAEKGQVACRDYPHSRHLCIKFPFKTTSHEKHCELCYCYVCDITAPCKYWRTTEGHCHAENTTVWRDVRLGMRHSKRNSERSNGIPLSGRM